The following coding sequences lie in one Streptomyces albofaciens JCM 4342 genomic window:
- a CDS encoding nitroreductase family deazaflavin-dependent oxidoreductase, whose product MRGLGRRLVQKASATRAFARVAPYVVPALDRTVHRLTGGKVLPSARMLPGAVLTVTGARTGLPRRTPLACLPEESGTWLLVGSNFGRTGHPAWTANLLKHPAAEISWRGRDIPVRARLLSGDERARAWAAVREIWPPYAAYQARVTREIRIFRLEARP is encoded by the coding sequence GTGCGAGGACTCGGCAGGCGGCTGGTGCAGAAGGCATCGGCGACGCGGGCGTTCGCGCGGGTGGCGCCGTACGTCGTGCCCGCGCTGGACCGTACGGTGCACCGGCTCACCGGCGGCAAGGTGCTGCCGAGCGCGCGGATGCTGCCCGGGGCGGTCCTGACGGTGACGGGCGCCCGGACCGGGCTGCCACGGCGTACGCCACTGGCGTGCCTGCCGGAGGAGTCCGGCACCTGGCTGCTGGTCGGCAGCAACTTCGGCCGTACCGGACACCCGGCCTGGACGGCCAATCTGCTGAAGCACCCGGCGGCCGAGATCAGTTGGCGGGGCCGGGACATTCCCGTACGGGCGCGGCTGCTGAGCGGGGACGAGCGGGCGCGGGCGTGGGCGGCGGTGCGGGAGATCTGGCCGCCGTACGCCGCGTACCAGGCGCGGGTCACGCGGGAGATCCGGATCTTCCGGCTGGAGGCACGGCCGTGA
- a CDS encoding acyl-CoA dehydrogenase family protein, with the protein MDAAFTEEQHEIRRTLRELLQKRCGPDEVKAAVRTPEGYDPGLWRQLAQQLGLPGLALPTAYGGVGCGPTELALACEETGRVLLPSPLLPTALLVAPLVLALGTERQRAELLPALAAGELTGALAVPGDRLATALALTGRNDGDWAGGGRAGGVQARRCGTEPGGAEGEWRLYGEAAQVLGGHGADVLLVTAHAGGYARSRTLLFVVPGDAPGLVRTRQTAMDETRPSARVQLRDVSAALLGAEEEPGAVVSALARVGAGAAAALAAEAVGAADAALGRTVEYVREREQFGRPIGSFQAVQHRLADLYVRVQAARSAAYYAAWSVGAPAQAADPGAPGLALAHALETLRAVAGDAIQLHGGIGFTWEHDAHLTFKRAACDELLLGPVHRLRAHAAEAAGLFGAGGRAAVPA; encoded by the coding sequence ATGGATGCCGCGTTCACCGAGGAGCAGCACGAGATCCGCCGTACGCTGCGGGAACTGCTCCAGAAGCGCTGCGGCCCCGACGAGGTCAAGGCCGCCGTCCGCACCCCCGAGGGATACGACCCGGGCCTGTGGCGGCAGCTCGCGCAGCAGCTCGGACTGCCGGGGCTGGCCCTGCCCACCGCCTACGGCGGAGTCGGCTGCGGGCCCACCGAACTCGCTCTGGCCTGCGAGGAGACCGGGCGGGTGCTGCTCCCCTCGCCACTGCTGCCCACCGCCCTCCTCGTCGCGCCGCTCGTGCTGGCGCTGGGGACGGAGCGGCAGCGTGCGGAGCTGCTGCCCGCGCTCGCGGCGGGCGAGCTGACCGGCGCGCTCGCCGTACCGGGTGACCGGCTGGCCACCGCACTCGCGCTGACCGGCCGTAATGACGGGGACTGGGCGGGCGGCGGCCGGGCCGGTGGCGTCCAGGCGCGGCGGTGCGGGACGGAGCCGGGCGGGGCGGAGGGGGAGTGGCGGCTGTACGGGGAGGCCGCGCAGGTGCTGGGCGGGCACGGTGCGGATGTGCTCCTGGTGACCGCGCACGCGGGAGGCTACGCGCGCAGTCGCACGCTGCTCTTCGTGGTGCCCGGTGACGCGCCCGGCCTCGTACGGACCCGGCAGACCGCGATGGACGAGACCCGGCCGTCGGCGCGTGTCCAACTGCGCGATGTGAGCGCCGCGTTGCTTGGGGCGGAGGAGGAGCCGGGAGCGGTCGTGTCCGCTCTGGCGCGGGTGGGGGCCGGTGCGGCGGCGGCTCTGGCGGCCGAGGCGGTGGGGGCGGCGGACGCGGCGCTCGGGCGGACCGTCGAGTACGTACGGGAGCGGGAGCAGTTCGGGCGGCCCATCGGGTCGTTCCAGGCCGTTCAGCACCGGCTGGCGGACCTGTATGTACGGGTACAGGCCGCCCGGTCCGCCGCCTACTACGCGGCGTGGTCGGTGGGCGCACCGGCACAGGCCGCCGATCCCGGCGCTCCGGGCCTCGCGCTCGCGCACGCGCTGGAGACGCTGCGCGCGGTGGCCGGGGACGCCATCCAGCTGCACGGCGGCATCGGCTTCACCTGGGAACACGACGCCCACCTCACCTTCAAGCGCGCCGCCTGCGACGAACTGCTGCTGGGGCCCGTGCACCGGCTGCGGGCACACGCCGCCGAGGCGGCGGGCCTCTTCGGGGCCGGCGGGCGGGCGGCGGTTCCGGCGTGA
- a CDS encoding PQQ-binding-like beta-propeller repeat protein produces the protein MVEQLTQLTQHDPRRIGPFEVLGRLGAGGMGLVYLARSASGRRVAIKTVRTELAEDQLFRVRFTREVEAARAVSGFYTAAVVDADPRAAVPWLATAYVPAPSLEEIVNECGPLPAQAVRWLAAGIAEALQSIHGAGLVHRDLKPSNVLVVEDGPRVIDFGIASGVSNTRLTMTNVAVGTPAYMSPEQARDSRSVTGASDVFSLGSTLVFAATGHAPFHGANPVETVFMLLREGPDLAGLPDELRPLIESCMQMEASARPTPADLQSQLAPHLFGSGSDDSGTASAWLPAGAVALIEGRRGGRQAAPAAAGRGGSGQGRVARQPVPQSPPPAQPPPPRPRNAPAAAAAQAGGAMAAAEPGWAGGAGVGPGARRGADPRGAAQLPQSAPAGPVAAAPPVSPAPQVSAAPPAPSRLPDADVPDGSVRLAGTSAPIGPGPRAGDGREPQPHAQAPATDWVRPPAGAPAPAAGGHEADPAAAGPQQGGAAPHVPGQAPAPSGGAAPARWRPWRFRMSNDVWGTPTVAGDLLYVTSFEVHALDVASGRRQFKTRDVAWTMSVADGRIHASDGPSLYALDAADGAERWRLGSEGWIYALKADRGTVVTGTRGGGVQAWEAATGERLWETGGVQTDFETADLGPVVHEGTVFVWADGRLKALEARSGAERWSYPVGDAVACGGVPVRLLPAPDGAVYVTAGTRVLAIDIARGEVRWHFEAPAAFLSPPAYAPGPAVTGGGIYLADYLGTVYALDAADGRDRWRIATEARQSTEPVLVADGAVHLGSGKALYTLDAVTGTPRWRFQAGGEVIGAPVVADGRVHFGSADHCLYTLDAMGGQLRWKLATGGEITGTPVAAGGVVYACSKDRCVYALDAAKGTGLARRS, from the coding sequence GTGGTGGAGCAGCTGACACAGCTGACGCAGCACGATCCCCGGCGGATCGGCCCGTTCGAGGTGCTCGGGCGTCTCGGGGCCGGCGGCATGGGGCTGGTCTACCTCGCGCGCTCGGCGTCCGGTCGGCGCGTCGCGATCAAGACGGTGCGTACGGAACTCGCCGAGGACCAGCTGTTCCGGGTCCGCTTCACGCGCGAGGTCGAGGCGGCCCGCGCGGTCAGCGGCTTCTACACCGCGGCGGTGGTGGACGCGGACCCGCGGGCCGCGGTGCCGTGGCTGGCGACCGCGTACGTGCCCGCGCCCTCCCTGGAGGAAATAGTCAATGAGTGCGGGCCGCTGCCGGCCCAGGCGGTGCGCTGGCTCGCGGCCGGCATCGCCGAGGCGCTGCAGTCCATCCACGGCGCGGGCCTGGTCCACCGGGACCTGAAGCCGTCCAACGTGCTGGTCGTCGAGGACGGCCCGCGCGTCATCGACTTCGGCATCGCCAGCGGCGTCTCCAACACCCGCCTGACCATGACGAACGTCGCCGTCGGCACACCGGCGTACATGTCGCCCGAGCAGGCCCGTGACTCCCGCAGCGTCACGGGCGCCAGCGACGTCTTCTCGCTGGGCTCCACCCTGGTCTTCGCCGCCACCGGACACGCCCCCTTCCACGGCGCCAACCCGGTCGAGACGGTCTTCATGCTGCTGCGCGAGGGACCGGACCTGGCCGGGCTGCCGGACGAGCTGCGGCCGCTGATCGAGTCCTGCATGCAGATGGAGGCGTCCGCGCGGCCCACCCCCGCCGACCTCCAGTCCCAGCTCGCGCCGCACCTGTTCGGCTCCGGCAGCGACGACAGCGGCACCGCCTCCGCCTGGCTGCCGGCCGGCGCGGTCGCGCTCATCGAAGGGCGGCGCGGCGGGCGGCAGGCCGCACCGGCGGCCGCGGGCCGCGGCGGTTCCGGCCAGGGCCGCGTCGCACGGCAGCCCGTACCGCAGTCGCCGCCGCCCGCCCAGCCGCCACCGCCGCGCCCGCGCAACGCCCCGGCGGCCGCCGCGGCGCAGGCGGGCGGCGCGATGGCCGCGGCCGAGCCGGGCTGGGCCGGTGGCGCGGGCGTCGGCCCCGGCGCGCGCCGGGGCGCCGATCCGCGCGGGGCGGCGCAGCTGCCGCAGTCCGCGCCGGCCGGCCCGGTGGCCGCCGCACCGCCCGTCTCCCCGGCCCCGCAGGTCTCCGCCGCACCGCCCGCACCGTCGCGGCTGCCGGACGCCGACGTGCCGGACGGCTCCGTACGCCTCGCCGGCACCTCGGCGCCGATAGGCCCCGGCCCCCGCGCGGGGGACGGCCGGGAGCCGCAGCCGCACGCCCAGGCACCCGCCACGGACTGGGTCCGGCCGCCCGCGGGCGCACCGGCCCCCGCCGCCGGCGGCCACGAAGCCGACCCGGCCGCGGCCGGGCCGCAGCAGGGCGGCGCGGCGCCGCACGTCCCCGGGCAGGCCCCCGCCCCTTCCGGCGGCGCGGCCCCGGCCCGCTGGCGCCCCTGGCGTTTTCGCATGTCCAACGACGTGTGGGGCACCCCCACGGTCGCGGGCGACCTGCTGTACGTGACCTCCTTCGAGGTGCACGCCCTCGACGTGGCCAGCGGGCGGCGGCAGTTCAAGACCCGCGACGTCGCCTGGACCATGTCCGTCGCGGACGGCCGTATCCACGCCTCGGACGGCCCCAGCCTGTACGCGCTGGACGCGGCCGACGGCGCCGAACGCTGGCGGCTGGGCAGCGAGGGCTGGATCTACGCGCTCAAGGCCGACCGGGGCACCGTCGTCACCGGCACCCGCGGCGGCGGCGTGCAGGCGTGGGAGGCGGCCACCGGCGAGCGGCTGTGGGAGACCGGCGGCGTACAGACCGACTTCGAGACCGCCGACCTGGGCCCGGTCGTGCACGAGGGCACGGTCTTCGTCTGGGCCGACGGCCGGCTGAAGGCCCTGGAGGCCCGTAGCGGCGCCGAGCGCTGGTCGTACCCGGTGGGCGACGCGGTCGCCTGCGGCGGCGTCCCGGTGCGGCTGCTGCCCGCCCCGGACGGCGCGGTGTACGTCACCGCCGGGACACGGGTCCTGGCCATCGACATCGCGCGCGGCGAGGTGCGCTGGCACTTCGAGGCGCCCGCCGCGTTCCTCAGCCCGCCCGCGTACGCGCCGGGCCCCGCGGTCACCGGCGGCGGCATCTACCTGGCCGACTACCTCGGCACGGTCTACGCCCTGGACGCGGCCGACGGCCGGGACCGCTGGCGCATCGCCACCGAGGCGCGGCAGTCCACCGAACCGGTGCTGGTCGCGGACGGCGCCGTACACCTCGGCAGCGGGAAGGCGCTCTACACGCTCGACGCCGTCACGGGCACGCCGCGCTGGCGCTTCCAGGCGGGCGGCGAGGTGATCGGCGCGCCCGTCGTGGCGGACGGCCGGGTGCACTTCGGCTCCGCCGACCACTGCCTGTACACGCTCGACGCGATGGGCGGCCAGCTGCGCTGGAAGCTCGCCACCGGCGGCGAGATCACCGGCACGCCGGTGGCCGCCGGGGGCGTCGTCTACGCGTGCAGCAAGGACCGCTGTGTGTACGCGCTGGACGCGGCGAAGGGGACGGGGCTGGCGCGGCGGTCCTGA
- a CDS encoding TetR family transcriptional regulator has translation MTGQVRTVDGRVAGRRGQATRQKLLDCLSDMLSSSPYRDVKVIDVARKAGTSPATFYQYFPDVEGAVLEIAEEMAKEGASLTDLVAGRSWAGRSGRQAAEELVEGFLSFWRQNDAILRVVDLGAAEGDKRFYKIRMKILNAVTNSLTDSIKELQSKNKVDKDVSAAAMAGSIVAMLAAVAAHQKGFTSWGVKQQELKPNLALLVHLGVTGKKPAK, from the coding sequence ATGACAGGACAAGTACGAACCGTCGACGGCAGAGTCGCCGGGCGCCGCGGACAGGCGACCCGGCAGAAGCTGCTCGACTGCCTCAGCGACATGCTCAGTTCGTCCCCGTACAGAGACGTCAAGGTCATCGATGTGGCCCGCAAAGCGGGCACTTCGCCCGCGACGTTCTACCAGTACTTCCCCGATGTCGAGGGCGCGGTACTGGAAATCGCCGAGGAGATGGCCAAGGAGGGCGCGAGCCTGACCGATCTGGTGGCCGGACGCTCCTGGGCGGGCAGGTCCGGCCGGCAGGCGGCCGAGGAACTCGTCGAGGGATTCCTCTCCTTCTGGCGGCAGAACGACGCGATCCTGCGCGTCGTCGACCTCGGTGCCGCCGAGGGCGACAAGCGGTTCTACAAGATCCGCATGAAGATCCTCAATGCCGTCACCAACTCCCTTACGGATTCCATCAAGGAACTCCAGTCCAAGAACAAGGTCGACAAGGACGTCAGCGCGGCCGCGATGGCCGGTTCGATCGTCGCCATGCTGGCGGCGGTCGCCGCCCATCAGAAGGGATTCACGAGCTGGGGTGTCAAGCAGCAGGAACTGAAGCCGAACCTGGCCCTGCTGGTCCATCTCGGTGTCACCGGGAAGAAGCCCGCGAAATAG
- a CDS encoding VOC family protein produces the protein MTAFAAGAPCWADVMLPDLEAGKRFYGELFGWTFSEGSAEHGGYTDAYRDGRAAAGLMPKRDGRMPTAWNIYFATPDAARTSAKILEAGGRIVSEAVPVGDLGTMLVAADPTGAVFSVWQAGSHPGFEVTGEPGAYVWTGLSTRDPQGADAFYGAVFGFESVAGSPASDERFRPWRLAGQQAEIGGRTLMDDRFPAEMPPHFTVCFLVAGMDDAVRTAGRLGGRAVAEPVTTPGGLFAVLADNQGAAFGVLSPE, from the coding sequence ATGACTGCATTCGCGGCGGGCGCGCCCTGCTGGGCGGACGTCATGCTGCCCGACCTGGAAGCGGGCAAGCGATTCTACGGCGAGCTGTTCGGCTGGACGTTCTCCGAGGGCTCCGCCGAGCACGGCGGCTACACCGACGCGTACCGGGACGGCCGGGCCGCCGCCGGCCTGATGCCCAAGCGGGACGGCCGGATGCCCACCGCGTGGAACATCTACTTCGCGACCCCGGACGCCGCCAGGACCAGCGCGAAGATCCTGGAAGCGGGCGGCCGGATCGTCTCGGAGGCCGTGCCCGTCGGCGACTTGGGCACCATGCTGGTCGCCGCCGACCCCACGGGCGCGGTCTTCAGCGTCTGGCAGGCGGGCAGCCACCCCGGCTTCGAGGTCACGGGCGAGCCCGGCGCGTACGTATGGACGGGCCTGAGCACCCGCGACCCGCAGGGCGCCGACGCCTTCTACGGCGCGGTCTTCGGCTTCGAGAGCGTGGCCGGCAGCCCCGCGTCGGACGAGCGGTTCCGGCCCTGGCGGCTCGCCGGGCAGCAGGCGGAGATCGGCGGCCGGACCCTCATGGACGACCGGTTCCCGGCCGAGATGCCGCCGCACTTCACCGTGTGCTTCCTCGTCGCCGGGATGGACGACGCCGTACGGACCGCCGGCCGGCTCGGCGGCCGGGCCGTGGCGGAGCCGGTCACTACTCCAGGCGGGCTCTTCGCGGTGCTCGCGGACAACCAGGGAGCCGCGTTCGGCGTCCTGTCCCCTGAATAG
- a CDS encoding thiolase C-terminal domain-containing protein: MLSGIPGPSSTSPRKVAIAGVALSDCGRVDDATPYALHAQAARRALADAGLDRSLVDGFASAGLGTLAPVEVAEYLGLRPTWVDSTSVGGATWEVMAAHAADAIAAGQARAVLLVYGSTARADLKARRRTANLSFGARGPLQYEVPYGHTLISKYAMAARRHMHQYGTTLGQLAEIAVQARANAAANPDAMYRTPITADEVLSGPVIADPFTKLHCCVRSDGGCAVLLVAGEYVRDLAGPPVWVLGTGTAVSHATMSEWDDFTVSPAAVSGRLAFGRAGVRPEEIDVAEIYDAFTYMTLVTLEDLGFCAKGEGGPFVTKGRLLRDGDLPVNTDGGGLSACHPGMRGLFLLVEATRQLRGEAGPGRQVRRAHGRLPELAVASGTGGWFCSSGTLVLGRG; encoded by the coding sequence ATGCTGTCAGGAATCCCAGGACCCAGCAGCACCTCCCCCCGCAAGGTCGCCATAGCCGGTGTCGCCCTCTCCGACTGCGGACGCGTGGACGACGCCACCCCGTACGCCCTGCACGCCCAGGCCGCCCGCCGCGCGCTGGCCGACGCGGGACTGGACCGCTCGCTGGTCGACGGTTTCGCCTCGGCCGGGCTCGGCACGCTCGCGCCCGTGGAGGTGGCCGAGTACCTGGGGCTGCGCCCCACCTGGGTGGACTCCACCTCGGTGGGCGGCGCCACGTGGGAGGTGATGGCCGCGCACGCTGCCGACGCGATCGCGGCCGGGCAGGCGCGCGCGGTCCTCCTGGTGTACGGGTCGACAGCGCGCGCGGACCTCAAGGCCCGCCGCCGTACGGCCAACCTCTCCTTCGGCGCCCGGGGCCCGCTCCAGTACGAAGTGCCGTACGGCCACACGCTCATCTCCAAGTACGCGATGGCCGCCCGCCGCCACATGCACCAGTACGGCACCACACTGGGCCAGCTGGCAGAGATCGCCGTCCAGGCGCGGGCGAACGCGGCCGCCAACCCGGACGCCATGTACCGCACGCCCATCACGGCCGACGAGGTCCTGTCCGGACCGGTGATCGCCGACCCCTTCACCAAGCTGCACTGCTGCGTCCGCTCCGACGGCGGCTGCGCGGTCCTGCTCGTCGCCGGGGAATACGTACGCGACCTGGCCGGACCGCCGGTCTGGGTACTGGGCACGGGCACCGCCGTATCGCACGCCACGATGTCCGAGTGGGACGACTTCACCGTCTCCCCCGCCGCCGTCTCCGGCCGCCTCGCCTTCGGGCGGGCCGGGGTCCGCCCCGAAGAGATCGACGTGGCCGAGATCTACGACGCCTTCACCTACATGACCCTCGTGACCCTGGAAGACCTCGGCTTCTGCGCGAAGGGCGAAGGCGGCCCGTTCGTCACCAAGGGACGCCTCCTACGGGACGGCGATCTGCCCGTCAACACGGACGGCGGCGGCCTGTCCGCCTGCCACCCCGGCATGCGCGGCCTGTTCCTGCTGGTCGAGGCGACGCGCCAGCTACGCGGCGAAGCGGGCCCCGGCCGCCAGGTGCGCCGCGCGCACGGCCGCCTGCCCGAACTCGCCGTGGCTTCGGGGACGGGCGGGTGGTTCTGCTCGTCGGGGACGCTGGTGCTGGGGCGGGGGTAA